Part of the Vigna radiata var. radiata cultivar VC1973A unplaced genomic scaffold, Vradiata_ver6 scaffold_310, whole genome shotgun sequence genome, AGAAGTTGTTCTTTAGTCCATCTTCGATCCGCACCAGGAGTTTGTCTTTTGTCTGTAAAATTTAGTATTGTGTGTATGTTTGTACCTTAAACCTCGTTATTATGCTATCAATGCAGCTGTTGATGATGATGGTTGGATGCAATAAATATGTTGTTCTATGAATTTCATTCGTATGCCATTTAATTTCTAGTTAATCATAACTTCGTCTGCTATGTCCATTAATGATAAGATGCCACAGGTACATACATAAGATTTGGTTAAGAATACGCATATTGGAGGGCACAACCattggaagaaaaatatttaattttccatttAATCAATgtgtaatatttaataaacttcATATGACCGATAAAGTACTTACTGCGAACCTTGTATTCtacttttaattcaatttcaccGTTAAACATCGATGAAGCTAAAGtcttttaattcaattcatTAAAACGTTATCTGTTTTATGATCTTTATGTATAATTCTCATTGTTGCATATTGATGAAGATAGAATCTTTAGAGTAACTCCACTTGTAATTTAAAAGGTTTAGAAATCTACTTTGACTAAAACTCTGTCAAATTCatcaaatgttattattttcacCAACTTTCTTGTCATTTTAGTTTTCAGTGACGCGATTAAAGTAAAACCAACCAAATTagtttctttattatttctctACTAACAAGGAGTTACTTGATTCACAAGCTGAGAATATAACATTCCGTTAAACTATAGAACCGgtaaaatatctataattttagTCCATTGATagaattgagaaaaaaagacaaaatatatatatatatatatatatatatatatatatatatatatatatatatatatatatatatatatatatatatatatgtctctTGCTGTGCCTGTGACAAGCACAAATTACAGTGTTGCTATTAGCATCAACTTAAACAATGCAACtaccaaaagaagaagaaaaaatggaatATTTGTGAATGGATGTTTAAACTGTTATAAGGCTCTTGTATAGTAAGATTTAGTAGAGTTTGAGTAGATAAATCCTTTGCATTGTGATTTGGTTGTAAATATAATCAATGAGGTAGGGAAAATGTCATGCATGGCTTTATTACCCTGTCGCCAAATAATAATGACAAcagtatataaaattttaagtgcaTTCAATaaagcattaaaaaaattgatattcttATTGTGTATATAATTGGCAAGCCCTTGGGAGGAAGTGTTAATTAGCATTTGAATTCACGTTCTTATGAATTCTTACTAGTTTttcttacatgttttttttttcttttttcttatagaAGGTTATGCTAGCCATCATTATATACTTTGGCATCTTAGATATGTTGATATTCCAATATACATCTATCATTTACTAtcacaagaaaaatattattaaaacaaaattaaacagaaGGTCAAACCAAACCCATGAACAGAAATTACAACTAAACTTCCTAAAGAGGCTAAAATTTTCTAGAGATAGGAAGTTGATATCtgtcatgaaaaaaatattctgaaTTGATCACAGATTAAGTGttccattaaaaatatttcctaATATCCAAGTATAAATTAGTCAATTTATTAGCATAGCTATTCTCTTCCCTAAAAATATATGAGGCAAACAGTGCACTACCGAGGCTCTAACATGGTAAGACTTATATCATTGGTAGAAGAAAACAGGTGCTTGGTAGAGGACTCTGCTCCAAGAAAAATTTTCTCCTTCTCCATAAGGAAACCAGGCTCCTTAGGTTGAGGTAGGGAACTCTCACTGCTCAGCATCACTACCACAGTGGACATGTTTGGCCTATCCTCAGGATGCTGTTGGACACATAAAAGACTGATATGGATACAACGCAATGCTCCTGACAGAACAGATGAATTCTCCATGCATGAATCAAGTAAGTCCAAAGGTCTGGTTTCTTTCCAAAATCTCCATGCCTAAACAGTGTAACAGACATGTCATTACTAATATTTATTGCTtgtaaacaaaaaaagaatcatGTCCTTTTTAGTTTCACACTTACTTGTCCAATAAGGTTAATACTATTATTTGAATGTGAAAAACCTCTGTTCTTCTTTCCACTTACTATCTCTAGCATTAGTACACCAAAGCTGAAGACATCAGATTTCACTGAGAATAGACCATAAATGGCATATTCAGGTGCCATGTAACCACTGaacaaaatcattaaaagtATGGTTTAGAAGTTCAGAAGAACACTGTGTAGTGGTAGATGCAGATTGCAAATTCTGTTGAGATATTAACTTACTATGTTCCAACCACCCTTTTTGTATTTCCTTCAATCTGATCTCCCCCAAAAGTTCTAGCCATGCCAAAATCAGATATTTTTGGGTTGAACTCATGATCAAGTAGAACATTACTTGCTTTGAGGTCTCTATGTATAATTCTCAACCTGGAATCTTGATGAAGATACAGAAGTCCTCGCGCAACTCCACAAATAATATTGAAGCGTTTAGACCAATCTAAAATTTTAGCCTTTGCCTGATCTGCCAGATTAATAACATTGCTAACTCATTCTCtggaaaaatatttgaaaaaaataacagGAAAGAGTTTTGTGAAAGAGAAACTGGAGGAGGAAAAATtctagaagaaaatgaaaattaaattgaaaaagaagtcGAGAGATTAGAACCAAATATAAAGGAGTCAAGGCTTTTGTTGGGCATGTATTCATAGATAAGCATCTTCTCCTCTCCTTCAATGCAACAACCAACAAGCTTAACTAGGTTCCGATGCTGAAGTTTGGCTATCAATATGACCTCATTCTTAAATTCATTAAACCCTTGTCCAGAACTTTGTGAGAGTCTTTTCACAGCAATTTCTTGCCCATCTGCTAGGGTACCCTATAGTGTCACACATATAGGCCTCATATTAATATGGTTCATAAGATGAATTCTGGGATTTTATGTTGAATCAGGGAAGTATACTGCATAATTACCATATATACTGTCCCAAATCCACCTTCTCCAAGCTTATTGTTAATTGAGAAGCCATTAGTTGCTTTGGTGATTGCAGCTTGATCAAAGAAAGGAAGCTCAAGCTCTTCCTCATCTTTATTATTATCTACTATCAAGGAATTACTTGATTCACAAGCTGGAAATATAATATTCCGTTAAACTCAGAACCGGAAAattatccatattttttttttttctctaggaAAAGTGCAGAACAATTTGAGGTTTACTCTATCgatagaattgaaaattgaaatatatgtttCTTTCTGTGCCTGTGACAAGCACAAATTACACTGCGTTGTTATTTGCATCAACTTAAAAAATACAACTaccaagagaagaaaaaaaaaaagaaggaactTTGTTAGGGGATGTTTAAACTCTTGTGCAATGTGATTTGGTTGTAAATATATTCAAAGAGGTGAAGAAAATGTCATGCATGGCTTTAATACCCGGGccatcaaataataataaaaatagtatataaaattttaagtgcattaagtaaaatattaaagaaaaattgatattattgttGTGTATATAACTGGCAAGTCCTTGAAATAAATACAAGAGTAAGGAAGCTACCTCTGaactttttcattctctttccaAATTGGTACAAAGCTAGAATGGCTGCAACAACTGCGGCTGTTGTGAGGACTACTGCCACCACCTtcatgttataattttttttctcaccttCATGATTTATATAGAATTGAGAGAGCAGAGTAAATTCTGAATCAttgaaaactattaaaattatgaCAAAAGCAGAGCAAGTTCAGTAAAAGTAAATATACTATAACCTGAGAGATATTAAGTGAAGACCTTACCTGATTCTAAAATTTTAGTTCTAACATATAAATCCCAACCACCAGCAGAAAACTCTCTGATATCCCTGAGATCACCAAACCACATCAAACAGCCCTTACCTCCTCCTCTAACATCTGTATTTGCATAAGCATTACAAGAACAATTCGCCAAGCATTTATCCCTGCACTCAGTGAGACTCATACTCTCATTGACCCAAGAATTTGAAGTATCTGGAGCTTTCAGCtgattaaatttaacaaacccatgtttctttctttcctcaCAGTTCCATTCTTCAGAGAGAAAACATCCTTGAGTCCAGTCCATCATGTCCCAGTGCTTCGGAAATCTTGGTTTAAATCCACTTAAACAGTGGCACACTGGAGAATCACCAATTACGCAATTCCCATTTGATCCACAGATATTGTAGGAATCACAGTTATCTCTCGGTACAGATGCATAAATCCTCCAAGCTTGAGCATCTTCAATCCATATGTACCTTTGGCGAGTGGAAATAGATTGGTTCATAACAATCCTTGAAATGATAGACTCATTCGTGAGGCTGTAGGTGTAGTACACCTCATTCTCGTTGGAAACAAACTTGAACTCAAAAACTGGATTTGCCTTCAATTCTGGGGCACCACTGAATCCAAGACCATTCCAATGACCACCACGGTAAAACACCTTTGACCCCTTCCACATCATCACTTGAGGAAATCCTTCGAGAGAGATACCCCAACTGAAATCACCTGGTGATGGATCATCCCAATTCTTCCAAGCAGATACACGCCGCTCAAGGCCGGTTCTTAAGTCCCATCCCAGCTTCATTCCTGGTAAAAGTGTATCAGAAGGGTAATCAAAGCTTTGCCACAAGTAGCTTTCAGGATCTTGGTCTCCTTCATCTCTCACTACCAAATTTCCAGAATTTAAAAGCTGGACAATGGGATTCTGAACCTTCTTTGTGGAGTTTGCTGACCAAGCCACAACCCCATTATGGTTAACAAGCTCAAGATTTCCCTCACTGTTAATATGCAACACACTTGAGTTGCCTTTTACTGGCTTGCCTCTGTTTGCAACCcacacaacagtcttcacaggtaTTGACTTGTACCATATCCCCAAGTAAAGATCTGCAGCACGTCCTGGACGGAAGAAACCCAATTCAAAAGTACCCTCTTCAGAAACCAATGTATTGCCTACAGAAAGTGGTTTAAATTGGGATATAGAGTCAATTGCAGTGGAGGTGCACAAAAAGAACAGTAGAATCTTAGTAAGAACAAACATTAGAAGAACTTTTTTCATCGCTTGACACTCTCGAAGCTCTGTGCTTTCACTGAACCAGAGTTTTCCTGTGTCTGGACAGCAAAGAGGAGAATAAGAGTTACACCATGAAGCTCACGGTTTTAACGTTGGATTTCTGTAACTGCTACCgttgagtgaaaaaaaaagaacatgaaatcGGTAACGGCTGATACTAAATTCCTCAATTTCTGGCATGGCCAAACTTCTTTTTTTCCTATTTGTGATTTGGTTTATAAATTTCTTAGCTGGAGAAAACGTCTCTCAAAAATATAGTATTACTTACGTTGAAAGCGAAACAAACGTGAATACAAACACATTTTCTGAAGTTTGTGTCAAATTTTTCTTTGGACAAGTTTGACCTGTATTAGGTAGACATGAATATAAGGTTACCTCTTTTGTTGGTCCTCGTGTCCTATCAATGGCGAATGTCTAAGGTTGTTTTATGCTGATATTAgatattaaaatgaatgaacAAACGTTTTGCATTAAACTCTCTTTTTTGTATTTGAGTTATAATTATTGATAGCTTTTTGAAGAGTTGAATTAGGAGAAAAGTTACTTATAGACTGATTAAGCTGTAGTTGGAACGAAAACTTAAAACATGTGGAACTGATACCATTAAGTACCACCTAATGAATTAGTCTTTTGCATAAAAGAGCTCCTAAAATTGTAGCAAAGCAGTAGTGGATGTTCCTTAAAACCTTGCAAGTAGGTAACCTTGTAGTGTAACTAGCTCAAAGTGAAACTCAATATCCATCACACAGTAATTTGACACTTTTTCCTACTAAAAATAACAGGTCACTAATGACTTAGGTTATAGAATTtagaaacattttaaattgGCCATGTACCGCTAGCATCCCATTGAGTCACTTCCCTCTCAGTTATTCAAACTAACACAGCTTCCATTATGGGAAAATTGAAGGATGGATAAAATATAGAACATCTGGAATTGCCTCTTTCCTAGATTCGTGATATTGTCTCCATGCTTCCTTGCACTCATGCTTGAAGGCGAAAACAATAGTTCCTTCAAGAAACGCAACGGCTTATCAGGTAAACACATCTGTGCAACTTCCAGAAGCTAATGCATGAAACATGCTCCAAAAACTTGTCAAGTCTATGCCCTCAAACTTGTGGTCAAGCAAGGGTCTATTTGATTAGCTAGAGTTCACACACTCTCTTTTGATTCCTCTGCACCATACACAGTTTTGAAAACGATATTTCACCTAAAGTTGAATATTGAGTAATGACGAGTGGAAAAAGACTTGCATCTTGGTGCTTTAGTTCATCCAAGTCTTCACGACTTTATTAGCTTTTCTAAGCCAATTGAGTTTAACCCTATTTAGGCAGCCGACAATTAAGACTAATTCACAACTCGTTCAGAATAGAGTCTGTTCAATGCAGGAATAAGACGGCAGAATTCAATCATCAATTTTTCagaacaaataacaaaaaagattgatttttttaaagtagCATAAAAGAGGTTAACCAGCATTTGtgcataataattaaaaaactgatAAATATACGGGAAGTATCAAATGAAGCACTTCtgccatttcattttcttttcgtTTCCTTACAAAAGTATATGGGAAATTGCCCAAAATGACAAATGaataaaaaggggaaaaaaattagaagtaaTCTTTGAGTTCTTGTTGAAGGACTTGCTCCAACCACAACTTTGAGCCTTCCATGAGTTCAGGACTGAGTCTGAACATCAAAACACAGAACTCCAACTGATTGAGCGCCCCATCACCGTCAAAGTCACCTTCCACAAGCATGGAGCGAAGATCCTCATCACTGAGGCCCTGAAGGCCAAGAAGGGCAGAATTTCTCTTGAGGCTGTCAAAGGTGATAACCCCTTTTTCTGAATCCTTCAAAAGATTGAAGCCATTGCATAGTTCATCGATTAGGCCATCCCCACCAAGCTTGTTGGCCATCACAGGCAAAAAATCTTGGAACTGGGTTTGGGAATTTTGTGCTGCCATAACGGTGAATTGGAGTTGGGTGAGTAAAAAGAGAGAACAAAGATCAAAGAGAGAAACAATGGAAATGGATGAATTGATAAGATAGTGAGGATGATGAAGGGAACATGATAGTATATAAAGATGAAGAAGGGAAGAGAGAGGAATGTGGAATGGGATCTTCCTAGAAGGAGAAGGCATAGATAGATACATTGAAGACAACTAAGCAACAGACAGGAACAAACTCGGTCAGACACACACAAATACACACGGTTTACTTTCGAGTGGACTTTCGTGGAAGTTAACAGAAGGGTAGAACCGTCCACTACACTATAAAATAGTACTTCTACTATTATTATagaaaggtttaatacctattttgttccctcttttgggagggtttgttcaaagtggtcattccttttttcaaaagttcactttagtcctaccTTTCGCAAAAAcggttcaagttggtcctttttgataacggcgttaattctgttaacggcagagctgcctagctggcaaatatttgatgatgtgTAACATTTTTATTGTGTTGGCAttgttatatgttaaaaaaaattattaattgtgacatggaattgtaataaaattagggttaaattaggTAAACAGATTGTTGGTAAGATGCAAATTTTACCCAAATTTGCAATTGCGACTGAGCTTGCGATTAGGGTTTATCAATCTTCAAGATGATTAGGATTGAGATTTTTTGGGCTTGCGATTGGAATATAATTTTAACCTGTCTGAATAGTCTTGCTTCCTTTCTTCACTCGCTTAATCACCTTGAGGATCAATTTGGAATCACCACACTGAGTTTTCGTAAGACCCATAGAAGTTTTAAAAGTTCACTCCCGCTGGGAAGAGAAGAAGAACGATACCTGATTTTTGGGTTTCTTCTTTATCCCGAATCCAAGcgaagaaggagaaaaggtcatcagaagaagaagaagaagtttatGCTCCGTGCCAAAACAGAATAGTTGTTTcatagaagaagaataagaagaatGTCGTCGTATTTGGGATTTGGGAAGGCTTCAGGACCAGTGCACCTCCCAAATTTAAACCCTTAAAGCTTTATCTTTTTAGTGGGTTTTGTACTCACATTGAAATGGGATGAGGAATTTGAATCAATTTGCATTTAACCCTTTCCCTTGCTTGTTTTCTGGAGCTACGAGAGTTTCTTCTATATTAGAACATGCGAATCTTCCGCAGAGGGTTATATTTGGTTtgaattgtttttgttaaagaaGAGCAAGGGTGCCTGGCATCTGTAATTTGTTGCTTGCATTTGGAAGGGTTCAAGCATTTTCGGTTGCTTGATGTATGTATAAGATTGATGATTGAAGCTTGATGAACCCTAATGTCAAATCCAGAAAATCCCAATTGCAATCGCAAATTTGGGTAAAATTTGCATCTGACCAACAATTTGTTTACTTAATTAATccaaatccctaattcattttgtaatataaccctaattcattttttaatttaaccctaacaacatacatttacacgtcacaatattttttttttttaaaacacataacaatgccacatcagcACATATTAGACAACTGGCAGGTCTGCTGTTAGTGAACTTAAcaccgttaccaaaaaggaccactttgaacagtttttgcgaaaggtaggacttaagtgaacttttgaaaaaaggagggaccactttgaacaaaccctcccaaaggaaccaaaataggtattaaaccttatagAAACTAATGCACTTTCATAATTTAATGGCAAGTCTcacattttttctttgtatataaatgttatcaagacttaattgattaatagaaaatctttcatttcaatacatttttttaaattacaaaataattattaaataacagtttatatttattgaaattaggaggttttaataaactttataaCTGTTTTAAACTTAAATGTAAATGAATTTGCTAATTCATTTTTGTTAAGATtgttagttaatttaatttgtttattttattaaaagatattctTCAAATTGggaaattattttctattaaatttagCATGAGCATTTTTACATATTGGTGTCTAGAAGAAAGAAACCACTAATAGAAAGAGTTTACTAGTGTTTTTAGGAAGCTAGCtaagaaactaaaaattaaatagaaacaCACTAAAAAtcgttaaaaaaaaatccattctATGTACTTTAATGGTTTaacaaatatgattttaaaaattttaacctaTATCCTGTCAGTGGCCCTTGTTAGCATTtacttcttttttccttttaagttCTGGTCTCGTTTGACTGTTGACTGCGGCTGCGTCAATGAAAGACATTTTACGATATATGAGTTTAAGGTCTACGTCATGTCATAcgatatatttgttttaattatttaatgttttttaaattaaatatatagtaaattataacttttgaaTGGAAGTATTATGTTAgattgataaaagaaaactaataaatattcCAGTTTACATGAAACTCTTTAAACTTAAtacatatagattttttttaattcagtatatattaaaagtaaatatatatatatatatatatataaataaagtaatcaaaataaaaatcaattatgtataaaatatttaaattttatttgtttgtttcgAATGTAAGACTCAAGTGTCGAACACAATCCCCGCTATCTCGACTGTTGCTCTTGTTATCCTTTGAATCTTTTCACCATTAGTGTCGATCAGTTGTGATCTACAAGTtagcactctgacgctcaagtcagcaaagTCACCACACAACCAGCATAAATATAATCAGAAAAGTGAAATATACCTGGCTAGGTAtccttatatttatagatgttAGATTCTGTAACCGTTGTCAACTTTACCCGCAAGATTCGCACCACATTGATAACCACTAACAACATGCCCGTGATTTTCGCCCCTACCTTTTTGTCATTACAGTTGCACTTACCGATCATCTTCCTTCTCCTCCCAATCGACCTTTTCTACTTTCCGATCGATCCTCGACGCTCCCCCTTCACTACactacataagccccccaaAGCCCTGAGCATTTGCTAAAGGCGAAAGGGTTAACCAATACGCCGAAGATGGGTGAAATAGGAAGAGTCACGACGTTTCAACCCTACGATCAGAAAGGCATGAAAGGTTGAGATTAGTTTAGCTATCATTCAAACCTGGGTTATGAAAAGACACGTGTTATCCGTCGTTGGATTTGGTGATAATTAACGGTCACAATGAATCCACGAAACCGTCTTTTGCGGCTATAAATAAGGGAGGGCCCCTCGTCATTCACCACCATTATCAAATACAGATCCTTCCATTCCCGATCTTCCGTTGTCTATAACCGATCTTTTCGCTTTTCCACCCGTTCGCTTTTCATTCCAAAGGTAATGTCTCTTTCCTCACGATCCACCAATATGTCTAGAGACGAAGGTCAAGGGTATGATGACGATGCGGCTGGTTCGTCCTCCTCATTTAGTTCCTCATCTATCTTATTTACTTTAAGATCATAATGTTAACAAGGTTTGTACTGCCAAAAATACTtactctttatattttttctcaaattttcaaatcCAACTTATTTTAGTTTCTTGAGACGAGGtatcttttttctttagttCCTACATCTATTTTCTTGCCATGACTTCCTTGATCTCAATGTGGGAAGTCGCTCTCAATCTGATCGCTCTCAATCTTATctttacaatatttttcttcctttctttgcATTTAGGATTCATCAAATGACACATTATGGATGCCTTTATAAAGGCATGCACAAACATTATTTCATTGAGTTGGAGAATTTGGGCAATGATTCTACATAATTGTCTAAGGTACACCTTCAAATCTTCCTCTTGTCTGTGTCttgtataaaacaaatatttgatattgGGTGGTTTTCTCATGCTCGCCACAAACTAGGTTTAGGTTGTGAAAATTTTGGTAATACCTCAAAAGATGAGATACATCCATCAAGAAGGATACTGAAATAGTCCAATGTGATTTTTGTTAACATCCTAGTGAACATTTTACATCAAACACTATTCAACTTGATATGAATAATTTTAACACGAGAATCAGGATATTGTGTTCCTATAAATAAGTTAACCTCCAATGTCATGTAATGAGACAATTTTGACTCATACAAACCTCTACTAAGAATAGCTAGAAATTTTAATCTTATCTACATCTACTTTCATCATAATTGGACTTGTAATATTTGTTTTgtgaagatttaaaaaattatattttagaattgatagttggtttaaaaatagtgaaatttgattattttaatattaaaaagatttagtATAAATAGCtttgttataaatgagttttaatattttaaaacatacaatttttctaaatatCACCTCTTTAGAGTTCACTAACTTCTCTCTAATAGTACTTCCTCTTTGTTCAATTGTTTGACGAGATTAGAGACCGTCTCTGTGACTAAAGCGATGACTTCAAGGGTGGCCGGATTAGAATCTCAAATAGAGTAAATTGGTCTTTTACTCTTTCTCTAAGCTTAAATATGTATTCTCTTGCGTGTGAGCTTTTTTTGTTTGCATGTGAGCTTTTTGTCTTCTATATAAGTTTTTATGATGTTACTATGTGTATATAGAGCATCATGTAGAGTTATAAGTGTCTTATTTTTAGAGCTATTTGAGTCGAGTCATaagtaaaagaatattttagaGTTGTTTTAAGTCactaatattttatgtttttgtcatATTCAAGTTACTGATTTAATGCCTGTGATTTGTATGAACGATTGAGCTTAGTGTTGAGTTTTACCTATTCAAATAGGGATTAAATCCTCAAATTTATATGATTTGGTTTGTATGATGAAATTTGAGAATATTGTTTTTATGGTATTGCAAATATGATGTTTTGAGCCTATGAATATAGTGTAATTTGTATTTGGTGTATTTTGGACTCTATATGTGGTATTGACTTAATTGGCAATCAATTTGTTGAATTATGTTCTACATAATTATGCAGGTTCGTTGGGCGAGGCAACACTCGTTGAGCGACTCCAAAGTCAGAGAGTTCACTGACTTGGTTATCGTTGAGTGCGACAACACTTTGCTGAACAAATTATGAGTTATTTAATCTTTGTGAATTCTAGTGCTTGTATCGTTGGGACAGACATGTAATTTCTAAGCGAGTGGGCTTTCAGGCACTACTTGCTTAGCCAGTGAATAATCTCGCTAAGCAGGATTAAGAGGGTAGTTCAACCTTCCATGTTCattgttttgtatatttaatgTGATCTTATAAGTTGTTAAGGAAATTATCTgtatatatgatttatatgagGATGGTTGGTCTTGATCAAAGGAGAATTAGCATTTGGTTTTATTATTGTACACATTAATGTGAGAGTTTAGATGTTTGAGGTTATCATGTTATTCTAATAATCATTCAAGCTCGGGTATAGTACAATGTTATTCTAATTATCATGTTAATTCCCTtggaaaatggtgcacatgggacaagaagtcaacacattttgtggcttattgaaggtggaatttgaagtttgacttggtGGAACATAACTCACAGCCAAGAGGTGTTCTttggccattttcattttcaatttctttatttggtgcacatTGGGTCACGTGAATGTGTAGGAAAGAGCATGTGtgattgtttcttttattttaaattagtttgcatagtaggattagttgcttttagtttctctaatttaaattagcatttaagttaatttaattttgttagatagttgtttgtaacagtgttggtgtttagtattttattttattttgtcttaatgttgtcttatatttgtggtagagataatttagttgtcatgctagcttaaattaatttggttggtcattaatgatattgcactgtttccttaAGATACCTGGACTGtgattgtgtttgccactctgaccttgcacttgcaattgggcaTGCGCTTAGTTGcgcagttggtgttacatctttgcttagtcgatgtaactgcatggtgtaaattagatttgacattaacactgcgtccgcttagttcgcttttatgaaaaccgggttaaccttcgcttagttggttaacttttttggattagaggtttgaatcgcaactttattttgttgatctgtgataggaaacattgtaattaagttaatgaccaaccgtgtCCAGTCTGTCTTTAAAACCatttttagatctgtgtttgcgTTTCAATTTGCGTCAgcattttgattttattcatccgtaTGCACcacaacattttcacaaacactccccccccccc contains:
- the LOC106780437 gene encoding G-type lectin S-receptor-like serine/threonine-protein kinase At4g27290 isoform X1, yielding MKKVLLMFVLTKILLFFLCTSTAIDSISQFKPLSVGNTLVSEEGTFELGFFRPGRAADLYLGIWYKSIPVKTVVWVANRGKPVKGNSSVLHINSEGNLELVNHNGVVAWSANSTKKVQNPIVQLLNSGNLVVRDEGDQDPESYLWQSFDYPSDTLLPGMKLGWDLRTGLERRVSAWKNWDDPSPGDFSWGISLEGFPQVMMWKGSKVFYRGGHWNGLGFSGAPELKANPVFEFKFVSNENEVYYTYSLTNESIISRIVMNQSISTRQRYIWIEDAQAWRIYASVPRDNCDSYNICGSNGNCVIGDSPVCHCLSGFKPRFPKHWDMMDWTQGCFLSEEWNCEERKKHGFVKFNQLKAPDTSNSWVNESMSLTECRDKCLANCSCNAYANTDVRGGGKGCLMWFGDLRDIREFSAGGWDLYVRTKILESEFTLLSQFYINHEGEKKNYNMKVVAVVLTTAAVVAAILALYQFGKRMKKFRACESSNSLIVDNNKDEEELELPFFDQAAITKATNGFSINNKLGEGGFGTVYMGTLADGQEIAVKRLSQSSGQGFNEFKNEVILIAKLQHRNLVKLVGCCIEGEEKMLIYEYMPNKSLDSFIFDQAKAKILDWSKRFNIICGVARGLLYLHQDSRLRIIHRDLKASNVLLDHEFNPKISDFGMARTFGGDQIEGNTKRVVGTYGYMAPEYAIYGLFSVKSDVFSFGVLMLEIVSGKKNRGFSHSNNSINLIGQAWRFWKETRPLDLLDSCMENSSVLSGALRCIHISLLCVQQHPEDRPNMSTVVVMLSSESSLPQPKEPGFLMEKEKIFLGAESSTKHLFSSTNDISLTMLEPR
- the LOC106780437 gene encoding G-type lectin S-receptor-like serine/threonine-protein kinase At4g27290 isoform X2, giving the protein MKKVLLMFVLTKILLFFLCTSTAIDSISQFKPLSVGNTLVSEEGTFELGFFRPGRAADLYLGIWYKSIPVKTVVWVANRGKPVKGNSSVLHINSEGNLELVNHNGVVAWSANSTKKVQNPIVQLLNSGNLVVRDEGDQDPESYLWQSFDYPSDTLLPGMKLGWDLRTGLERRVSAWKNWDDPSPGDFSWGISLEGFPQVMMWKGSKVFYRGGHWNGLGFSGAPELKANPVFEFKFVSNENEVYYTYSLTNESIISRIVMNQSISTRQRYIWIEDAQAWRIYASVPRDNCDSYNICGSNGNCVIGDSPVCHCLSGFKPRFPKHWDMMDWTQGCFLSEEWNCEERKKHGFVKFNQLKAPDTSNSWVNESMSLTECRDKCLANCSCNAYANTDVRGGGKGCLMWFGDLRDIREFSAGGWDLYVRTKILESGEKKNYNMKVVAVVLTTAAVVAAILALYQFGKRMKKFRACESSNSLIVDNNKDEEELELPFFDQAAITKATNGFSINNKLGEGGFGTVYMGTLADGQEIAVKRLSQSSGQGFNEFKNEVILIAKLQHRNLVKLVGCCIEGEEKMLIYEYMPNKSLDSFIFDQAKAKILDWSKRFNIICGVARGLLYLHQDSRLRIIHRDLKASNVLLDHEFNPKISDFGMARTFGGDQIEGNTKRVVGTYGYMAPEYAIYGLFSVKSDVFSFGVLMLEIVSGKKNRGFSHSNNSINLIGQAWRFWKETRPLDLLDSCMENSSVLSGALRCIHISLLCVQQHPEDRPNMSTVVVMLSSESSLPQPKEPGFLMEKEKIFLGAESSTKHLFSSTNDISLTMLEPR